The segment CAAAAGGACAAATTCATTACGATTACATCACCAGCTGTTATTACATTACTTGCTCCAACACAAACATCTAGGCATCTTCTtgatcatcttcctcttcaaactctccctcctcctcagcgGTGGCATCCTGGTACTGCTGGTATTCAGACACCAGGTCGTTCATGTTGCTCTCTGCCTCCGTGAACTCCATCTCATCCATACCTTCGCCTGTGTACCAATGGAGGAAGGCTTTGCGCCTGAACATGGCGGTGAACTGCTCAGAGATGCGTTTGAACAGCTCTTGGATGGCCGTGCTGTTGCCGATGAAGGTGGCTGCCATCTTGAGGCCGCGGGGAGGAATGTCGCAGACGGCGGTTTTGACGTTGTTGGGGATCCATTCCACGAAGTAGCTGCTGTTCTTGTTCTGCACATTCAGCATCTGCTCGTCCACCTCCTTCATGGACATGCGGCCACGGAAGATGGCGGCCACGGTCAGGTAGCGCCCGTGGCGTGGGTCGCAGGCAGCCATCATGTTCTTGGCGTCAAACATCTGCTGTGTGAGCTCTGGCACGCTGAGGGATCGGTACTGCTGACTGCTTCTGCTGGTAAGTGGGGCAAAGCCCGGCATGAAGAAGTGCAGGCGGGGGAAGGGCACCATGTTGACAGCCAGCTTCCGCAGATCGGCGTTGAGCTGTCCGGGGAACCTCAGACAGGTCGTGACGCCGCTCATGGTTGCAGACACCAGGTGGTTAAGGTCACCGTAtgtgggtgtggtcagtttgAGGGTGCGGAAGCAGATGTCGTACAGGGCCTCGTTGTCGATGCAGTACGTCTCATCGGTGTTCTCCACAAGCTGATGGACCGACAGCGTGGCGTTGTAGGGCTCCACCACCGTGTCGGACACCTTTGGCGATGGCACCACGCTGAACGTGTTCATGATGCGGTCGGGGTACTCTTCACGGATCTTGCTAATGAGCAGGGTTCCCATACCTGAGCCGGTACCGCCACCCAGAGAGTGCGTGAGCTGGAATCCCTGCAGGCAGTCGCAGCTCTCCGCCTCCTTCCTTACGACATCCAAGACAGAGTCCACCAGCTCGGCTCCCTCAGTGTAGTGGCCTTTAGCCCAGTTGTTCCCAGCGCCACTCTGGCCTGCAAGTCGAGAATCAGGGTTAACTTTCACTATTCCGGATAGATATTGGTAAGTGGGTTAAATATTACGGACATGTAGATATGACTTTATTCACCAAAAACAAAGTTGTCTGGCCTGAAGACCTGGCCATAAGGTCCAGACCTCACGGAGTCCATGGTCCCTGGCTCCAGATCCACCAGCACTGCACGGGGAACATATTTCCCACCTGCACAGAGCATCCGAAATATTAATAAACAGAgcttcatttatatttcaaagTGGATTTATGGATGCTTTGACTCACCGGAGGCTTCATTATAGTAGACATTAATCCTGTCCAGCTGCAGATCACTGTCTCCATGGTAACTACCCGTTGGGTCAATACCATGTTCATCACTGATCACTTCCCAAaactaaaaaaagcaaaacacattAATCATATTATGTTCAATTTTTGCTTAATTAATTCATAATTAGCTTTGTTTTAGTTGGTcaagaaattattattaaataatttccttttgttAATTTCCATGAGACGTCACAATTAAGTGAcgtcacaatttaaaaaaaaaaaaaaagg is part of the Antennarius striatus isolate MH-2024 chromosome 13, ASM4005453v1, whole genome shotgun sequence genome and harbors:
- the LOC137605920 gene encoding tubulin beta-4 chain-like, with product MREIVHLQAGQCGNQIGAKFWEVISDEHGIDPTGSYHGDSDLQLDRINVYYNEASGGKYVPRAVLVDLEPGTMDSVRSGPYGQVFRPDNFVFGQSGAGNNWAKGHYTEGAELVDSVLDVVRKEAESCDCLQGFQLTHSLGGGTGSGMGTLLISKIREEYPDRIMNTFSVVPSPKVSDTVVEPYNATLSVHQLVENTDETYCIDNEALYDICFRTLKLTTPTYGDLNHLVSATMSGVTTCLRFPGQLNADLRKLAVNMVPFPRLHFFMPGFAPLTSRSSQQYRSLSVPELTQQMFDAKNMMAACDPRHGRYLTVAAIFRGRMSMKEVDEQMLNVQNKNSSYFVEWIPNNVKTAVCDIPPRGLKMAATFIGNSTAIQELFKRISEQFTAMFRRKAFLHWYTGEGMDEMEFTEAESNMNDLVSEYQQYQDATAEEEGEFEEEDDQEDA